From Aquila chrysaetos chrysaetos chromosome 3, bAquChr1.4, whole genome shotgun sequence, the proteins below share one genomic window:
- the ACSS2 gene encoding acetyl-coenzyme A synthetase, cytoplasmic isoform X2, with the protein MVLPEEQARLYRPRPELLPAAHVPSLPHYERLYQRSVEEPHEFWGDIAKEFYWKSQHAGPFLKYNFDVTKGKIFIEWMKGATTNICYNLLDRNVNEKKLGDKIAFYWEGNEPGDSAKITYSELLHKVCQFANVLRGQGVKKGDRISIYMPMILELVVAMLACARIGALHSIVFAGFSADSLCERILDCGCSLLITADAFYRGDKLINLKQIADEALQKCKDKGSPLKKCIVVKHLGREEVAVDGTCSKSPPLKRLCQDIQTPWNPAMDMWWHELMSTANTECEPEWCDSEDELFILYTSGSTGKPKGVLHTVGGYMLFAATSFKYVFDYQPEDVYWCTADIGWITGHSYLTYGPLANGATSVLFEGVPTYPDVGRMWSIVDKYKVTKFYTAPTAIRLLMKHGEEPVKKYSRKSLKVLGSVGEPINPEAWLWYYRVVGEERCSIVDTFWQTETGGHMLTPLPAATPMKPGSATFPFFGVVPAILNESGEELEGEAEGYLVFKQPWPGIMRTLYGNHQQFETTYFKKFPGYYVTGDGCRRDKDGYYWITGRIDDMLNVSGHLLSTAEVESALLEHAAVSEAAVVSHPHPLKGECIYCFVTLRDGHEFTKNLIDELKKQVREKIGPIATPDYIQYAPSLPKTRSGKITRRILRKIAKNDQDLGDISTLANPGIIKHLFNSRCDTKQ; encoded by the exons ATGGTGCTGCCCGAGGAGCAGGCCCGGCTGTACCGGCCGCGGCCCGAGCTGCTGCCGGCGGCGCACGTCCCCTCGCTGCCCCACTACGAGCGCCTCTACCAGCGCTCCGTGGAGGAGCCGCACG AATTTTGGGGTGACATTGCTAAAGAGTTTTACTGGAAGAGTCAGCACGCGGGACCCTTTCTGAAGTACAACTTCGATGTGACAAAGGGGAAGATCTTCATCGAGTGGATGAAAGGGGCGACCACCAACATCTGCTACAACCTCCTGGATAGAAATGTCAATGAGAAGAAACTTGGggacaaaattgctttttactg GGAAGGGAATGAACCTGGGGATTCTGCGAAAATCACATACAGCGAGTTGCTGCACAAAGTCTGTCAGTTTGCCAATGTCCTCCGCGGCCAAG GTGTGAAAAAAGGCGACCGAATTTCCATCTACATGCCAATGATCCTGGAGCTGGTTGTAGCCATGCTCGCCTGCGCCAGGATTGGAGCTCTGCACTCCATTGTG TTTGCAGGTTTCTCGGCAGACTCTCTTTGTGAGCGGATTCTCGACTGCGGTTGTTCTCTCCTCATCACGGCAG ATGCCTTTTATCGAGGAGACAAGCTGATCAACTTGAAGCAGATTGCAGATGAAGCCCTCCAGAAATGTAAAGACAA GGGCTCCCCTTTGAAAAAGTGCATCGTGGTGAAGCacctggggagggaagaggtaGCAGTGGATGGGACGTGCAGCAAGTCTCCTCCTCTCAAAAGGCTGTGCCAGGACATACAG acCCCCTGGAACCCAGCCATGGACATGTGGTGGCATGAGCTGATGAGCACTGCCAACACAGAGTGCGAGCCTGAGTGGTGTGACTCGGAGGACGAACTCTTCATCCTCTACACGAGTGGCTCAACTGGGAAACCCAAG GGTGTGCTGCATACAGTGGGTGGATACATGCTTTTTGCTGCCACCTCATTTAAATACGTGTTTGATTACCAGCCTGAGGATGTCTACTGGTGCACAGCTGACATTGGATGGATAACGGGCCATTCCTACCTCACTTACGGACCCTTGGCAAATGGGGCAACTAGTGTGCTA TTTGAAGGTGTCCCCACCTACCCAGATGTTGGGCGAATGTGGAGTATTGTTGACAAGTACAAGGTGACCAAGTTCTACACAGCACCCACAGCTATCCGGCTGCTGATGAAGCACGGGGAGGAGCCCGTCAAAAA GTACAGCAGGAAGTCTCTGAAGGTGCTGGGGAGCGTCGGTGAGCCCATCAACCCAGAAGCCTGGCTGTGGTACTACCGCGTGGTGGGAGAAGAGAGGTGTTCCATTGTGGACACATTCTGGCAGACAGAGACA GGTGGCCACATGCTGAcacccctccctgctgccacccccATGAAGCCAGGCTCTGCT ACGTTCCCCTTCTTCGGTGTGGTCCCTGCCATCTTGAACGAGTCGGGGGAAGAgctggaaggagaagcagaaggctACCTG GTATTTAAGCAGCCCTGGCCAGGAATAATGCGCACACTGTATGGAAACCACCAGCAATTTGAAACCACATACTTCAAGAAGTTCCCTGGGTACTATGTGACAGGCGATG GTTGCAGGAGAGATAAAGATGGTTATTACTGGATCACAGGGCGAATTGATGACATGTTGAATGTTTCTG GCCACTTGCTGAGCACTGCAGAGGTGGAGTCAGCCTTGCTCGAGCACGCCGCCGTCTCAGAGGCTGCAGTGGTCAGTCACCCACATCCCCTGAAAGGCGAGTGCATCTACTGCTTTGTGACCCTGAGAGATGGCCACGAGTTCACCAAAAACCTGATAGATGAGCTGAAAAAACAAG tcagAGAAAAAATTGGACCGATAGCAACGCCTGATTACATCCAGTATGCCCCTAGCCTGCCCAAAACCCGCTCAG GAAAGATTACCAGACGGATATTAAGAAAGATTGCCAAAAATGACCAAGATCTGGGGGACATCTCCACTTTGGCAAACCCGGGCATcataaaacatcttttcaaCAGCAGATGTGACACTAAACAGTAG
- the ACSS2 gene encoding acetyl-coenzyme A synthetase, cytoplasmic isoform X1, whose amino-acid sequence MVLPEEQARLYRPRPELLPAAHVPSLPHYERLYQRSVEEPHEFWGDIAKEFYWKSQHAGPFLKYNFDVTKGKIFIEWMKGATTNICYNLLDRNVNEKKLGDKIAFYWEGNEPGDSAKITYSELLHKVCQFANVLRGQGVKKGDRISIYMPMILELVVAMLACARIGALHSIVFAGFSADSLCERILDCGCSLLITADAFYRGDKLINLKQIADEALQKCKDKGSPLKKCIVVKHLGREEVAVDGTCSKSPPLKRLCQDIQEKKTESSQRLHPKTPWNPAMDMWWHELMSTANTECEPEWCDSEDELFILYTSGSTGKPKGVLHTVGGYMLFAATSFKYVFDYQPEDVYWCTADIGWITGHSYLTYGPLANGATSVLFEGVPTYPDVGRMWSIVDKYKVTKFYTAPTAIRLLMKHGEEPVKKYSRKSLKVLGSVGEPINPEAWLWYYRVVGEERCSIVDTFWQTETGGHMLTPLPAATPMKPGSATFPFFGVVPAILNESGEELEGEAEGYLVFKQPWPGIMRTLYGNHQQFETTYFKKFPGYYVTGDGCRRDKDGYYWITGRIDDMLNVSGHLLSTAEVESALLEHAAVSEAAVVSHPHPLKGECIYCFVTLRDGHEFTKNLIDELKKQVREKIGPIATPDYIQYAPSLPKTRSGKITRRILRKIAKNDQDLGDISTLANPGIIKHLFNSRCDTKQ is encoded by the exons ATGGTGCTGCCCGAGGAGCAGGCCCGGCTGTACCGGCCGCGGCCCGAGCTGCTGCCGGCGGCGCACGTCCCCTCGCTGCCCCACTACGAGCGCCTCTACCAGCGCTCCGTGGAGGAGCCGCACG AATTTTGGGGTGACATTGCTAAAGAGTTTTACTGGAAGAGTCAGCACGCGGGACCCTTTCTGAAGTACAACTTCGATGTGACAAAGGGGAAGATCTTCATCGAGTGGATGAAAGGGGCGACCACCAACATCTGCTACAACCTCCTGGATAGAAATGTCAATGAGAAGAAACTTGGggacaaaattgctttttactg GGAAGGGAATGAACCTGGGGATTCTGCGAAAATCACATACAGCGAGTTGCTGCACAAAGTCTGTCAGTTTGCCAATGTCCTCCGCGGCCAAG GTGTGAAAAAAGGCGACCGAATTTCCATCTACATGCCAATGATCCTGGAGCTGGTTGTAGCCATGCTCGCCTGCGCCAGGATTGGAGCTCTGCACTCCATTGTG TTTGCAGGTTTCTCGGCAGACTCTCTTTGTGAGCGGATTCTCGACTGCGGTTGTTCTCTCCTCATCACGGCAG ATGCCTTTTATCGAGGAGACAAGCTGATCAACTTGAAGCAGATTGCAGATGAAGCCCTCCAGAAATGTAAAGACAA GGGCTCCCCTTTGAAAAAGTGCATCGTGGTGAAGCacctggggagggaagaggtaGCAGTGGATGGGACGTGCAGCAAGTCTCCTCCTCTCAAAAGGCTGTGCCAGGACATACAG gagaaaaagactGAGAGCTCACAGAGACTCCATCCCAAG acCCCCTGGAACCCAGCCATGGACATGTGGTGGCATGAGCTGATGAGCACTGCCAACACAGAGTGCGAGCCTGAGTGGTGTGACTCGGAGGACGAACTCTTCATCCTCTACACGAGTGGCTCAACTGGGAAACCCAAG GGTGTGCTGCATACAGTGGGTGGATACATGCTTTTTGCTGCCACCTCATTTAAATACGTGTTTGATTACCAGCCTGAGGATGTCTACTGGTGCACAGCTGACATTGGATGGATAACGGGCCATTCCTACCTCACTTACGGACCCTTGGCAAATGGGGCAACTAGTGTGCTA TTTGAAGGTGTCCCCACCTACCCAGATGTTGGGCGAATGTGGAGTATTGTTGACAAGTACAAGGTGACCAAGTTCTACACAGCACCCACAGCTATCCGGCTGCTGATGAAGCACGGGGAGGAGCCCGTCAAAAA GTACAGCAGGAAGTCTCTGAAGGTGCTGGGGAGCGTCGGTGAGCCCATCAACCCAGAAGCCTGGCTGTGGTACTACCGCGTGGTGGGAGAAGAGAGGTGTTCCATTGTGGACACATTCTGGCAGACAGAGACA GGTGGCCACATGCTGAcacccctccctgctgccacccccATGAAGCCAGGCTCTGCT ACGTTCCCCTTCTTCGGTGTGGTCCCTGCCATCTTGAACGAGTCGGGGGAAGAgctggaaggagaagcagaaggctACCTG GTATTTAAGCAGCCCTGGCCAGGAATAATGCGCACACTGTATGGAAACCACCAGCAATTTGAAACCACATACTTCAAGAAGTTCCCTGGGTACTATGTGACAGGCGATG GTTGCAGGAGAGATAAAGATGGTTATTACTGGATCACAGGGCGAATTGATGACATGTTGAATGTTTCTG GCCACTTGCTGAGCACTGCAGAGGTGGAGTCAGCCTTGCTCGAGCACGCCGCCGTCTCAGAGGCTGCAGTGGTCAGTCACCCACATCCCCTGAAAGGCGAGTGCATCTACTGCTTTGTGACCCTGAGAGATGGCCACGAGTTCACCAAAAACCTGATAGATGAGCTGAAAAAACAAG tcagAGAAAAAATTGGACCGATAGCAACGCCTGATTACATCCAGTATGCCCCTAGCCTGCCCAAAACCCGCTCAG GAAAGATTACCAGACGGATATTAAGAAAGATTGCCAAAAATGACCAAGATCTGGGGGACATCTCCACTTTGGCAAACCCGGGCATcataaaacatcttttcaaCAGCAGATGTGACACTAAACAGTAG